A genomic window from Mycobacterium sp. 050128 includes:
- a CDS encoding ABC transporter ATP-binding protein: MPETGPESSETGPETGTAEADPDLLIDFRNVSLRRGDHVMVGPLDWAVELDERWVIIGPNGAGKTSLLRIAAAAEHPSTGIAFVLGERLGRVDVSELKARIGLSSSALAQRIPSDEVVRDLVISAGYAVLGRWRERYEEVDHQRALDMLESLGAEHLADRTYGTLSEGERKRVLIARALMTDPELLLLDEPAAGLDLGGREELVSRLTDLAADPDAPALVLVTHHVEEVPPGFSHCMLLSEGRVVAAGLLADVLTAENLSAAFGQSIALDVIDGRYFARRVRARAAHRRRLE, translated from the coding sequence GTGCCCGAAACCGGTCCCGAAAGCTCCGAAACCGGCCCCGAAACCGGCACTGCCGAAGCCGACCCCGATCTGCTGATCGACTTCAGAAACGTCTCGCTGCGCCGCGGTGACCATGTCATGGTCGGGCCGTTGGATTGGGCCGTCGAACTCGACGAGCGCTGGGTGATCATCGGTCCCAACGGCGCGGGCAAGACGTCACTGTTGCGCATCGCCGCGGCCGCCGAGCACCCGTCGACCGGTATCGCCTTCGTGCTCGGCGAGCGGCTGGGCCGCGTCGATGTGTCGGAGTTGAAGGCCCGGATCGGGCTCAGCTCTTCGGCTTTGGCGCAGCGGATCCCCTCCGATGAGGTCGTGCGCGACTTGGTCATCTCGGCCGGCTACGCGGTACTGGGCCGCTGGCGCGAGCGTTACGAGGAAGTCGACCATCAGCGCGCCCTCGACATGCTGGAGAGCCTGGGCGCCGAGCACCTGGCCGACCGCACCTACGGGACGCTGTCCGAAGGGGAGCGCAAGCGGGTGCTGATCGCCCGCGCGCTGATGACCGATCCCGAGCTGCTGCTGCTCGACGAACCCGCCGCCGGCCTTGACCTGGGCGGCCGCGAGGAACTGGTATCCCGGCTGACGGACCTGGCCGCCGACCCCGACGCGCCCGCCCTGGTATTGGTCACTCACCACGTCGAGGAGGTTCCGCCGGGCTTCAGCCACTGCATGTTGCTGTCGGAGGGGCGGGTGGTGGCCGCGGGGCTGCTGGCCGATGTGTTGACCGCCGAGAACCTGTCGGCCGCCTTCGGTCAGTCGATCGCCTTGGACGTCATCGATGGGCGGTACTTCGCGCGGCGTGTTCGCGCCCGCGCGGCCCATCGGAGGAGGCTGGAATGA
- a CDS encoding NUDIX hydrolase → MNTTPEPLPTRPAATVMLIRDVPGGVKTFLMRRHSKMEFAPGTMVFPGGGVDDRDRHADIAWAGPAPDWWAQRFGIDTELAAALVCAAARETFEESGVLFAGPAGQSLSSPDGIVRDASVYADARRALDDRTLSFADFLRTENLVLRSDLLRPWANWVTPEAERTRRYDTYFFVGALPEGQRADGENTESDSAGWSTPQAAIDDFEAGRCFLLPPTWTQLDSLAGHTVAEVLAVERQIVPVQPHLEIQGDNWIFEFFDSDRYHQAREKGGMGWRH, encoded by the coding sequence ATGAACACCACCCCCGAGCCGTTGCCGACCCGGCCGGCGGCCACCGTGATGCTGATCCGCGACGTGCCCGGCGGCGTGAAGACCTTTCTGATGCGCCGGCACTCGAAGATGGAGTTCGCCCCGGGGACGATGGTTTTCCCCGGCGGCGGGGTGGACGACCGCGACCGTCATGCCGATATCGCGTGGGCCGGCCCCGCGCCGGACTGGTGGGCACAGCGGTTTGGCATCGACACCGAGCTGGCCGCGGCGCTGGTGTGCGCGGCGGCCCGGGAGACCTTCGAGGAGTCCGGGGTGTTGTTCGCGGGCCCGGCCGGCCAATCGCTTTCGTCACCGGACGGAATCGTGCGCGACGCCTCGGTGTACGCCGATGCCCGCCGGGCTCTGGACGACCGAACGTTGTCGTTCGCGGACTTCCTGCGGACCGAAAACCTGGTGCTGCGCTCCGACCTGCTGCGGCCGTGGGCCAACTGGGTCACGCCGGAAGCCGAGCGCACCCGCCGCTACGACACCTACTTCTTCGTGGGCGCTCTGCCGGAGGGCCAGCGGGCCGACGGGGAGAACACCGAATCCGACAGTGCCGGCTGGTCGACGCCGCAAGCCGCGATCGACGACTTCGAAGCCGGGCGCTGCTTCTTGCTGCCGCCGACCTGGACCCAGCTGGACTCACTTGCCGGGCACACCGTCGCCGAAGTGTTGGCCGTCGAGCGCCAAATCGTCCCGGTGCAACCGCATTTGGAGATCCAGGGGGACAACTGGATCTTCGAGTTCTTCGATTCCGACCGCTACCACCAGGCCCGTGAAAAGGGCGGCATGGGGTGGCGGCATTGA
- a CDS encoding colicin immunity domain-containing protein, protein MSPDKATVQRMTEKYRDVIFRFANRKISVEEFEPTYLKLFKHDKDQVPGPEFNTLEKLFFAVDDYVADPGLRQHVRGLDEEQLRDCARDVYQMLYLSTDH, encoded by the coding sequence ATGTCGCCCGACAAAGCAACGGTACAGCGCATGACTGAAAAATACAGAGACGTGATTTTCAGATTCGCCAATCGGAAAATTTCAGTCGAGGAATTCGAGCCTACGTACCTCAAATTATTTAAACACGATAAAGATCAGGTGCCCGGCCCTGAATTCAATACTCTTGAGAAATTGTTCTTCGCAGTCGACGACTATGTTGCAGATCCCGGCCTGCGCCAACACGTGCGCGGCTTAGACGAGGAGCAACTACGCGATTGCGCACGCGACGTCTACCAAATGCTCTACTTAAGTACAGATCATTGA
- a CDS encoding HNH endonuclease signature motif containing protein, with the protein MSSIASLSPAVTAPDRLGVLFDELAQLAGQRNAIDGRIVEIVAEIDREGMCGATGARSMSSLVAWKLGLSSGNAHLVTTVAGRLEAFPRCAQGMREGRLSLDQVGVIAARAAEGSDEHYAELARSATVNQLRTAVALEPRPEPDSRPQPERAITKTSGEGYSCWRITLPRPEAAMFDAALASHRDALIAEWKHDRGTSKAASDIAPPLPGTVEAFMRLVESGWDAEAARRPHGQHTMVVVHVDVEQRAGALHLGPLLSDAERRYLTCDATCEVWFERDGEVIGTGRTTRLISRRLRRALEHRDRTCAVPGCGATRGLHAHHLRHWEDGGPTELANLVLVCPYHHRLHHQGGITITGPADDLVITDNSGRTLSAGSLARPPTQPPPDVPPCPGPTGERAHWWWYQPFQPRPPSTPN; encoded by the coding sequence ATGTCTTCGATCGCGTCTTTGTCGCCGGCGGTGACTGCGCCCGATCGTCTTGGGGTGTTGTTCGACGAGTTGGCGCAGTTGGCCGGTCAGCGCAACGCGATCGATGGGCGCATCGTGGAGATCGTCGCCGAGATTGATCGGGAGGGGATGTGCGGGGCTACGGGGGCGCGGTCGATGTCGTCGTTGGTGGCCTGGAAGCTCGGGTTGTCGTCGGGCAACGCCCATCTGGTCACCACGGTGGCGGGTCGGCTCGAAGCGTTTCCGCGCTGCGCCCAAGGGATGCGGGAGGGGCGGCTGTCGCTGGATCAGGTCGGGGTCATCGCGGCCCGCGCCGCCGAGGGCTCTGATGAGCATTATGCGGAGCTGGCGCGTAGTGCCACGGTCAACCAGCTGCGCACCGCGGTCGCGCTCGAACCACGACCCGAACCCGATTCTCGGCCGCAACCGGAGCGCGCCATCACGAAGACATCCGGCGAGGGGTACAGCTGTTGGCGGATCACGCTTCCGCGCCCCGAGGCGGCGATGTTCGACGCGGCACTGGCGTCTCATCGCGACGCGCTGATCGCCGAGTGGAAACACGATCGCGGCACCAGCAAGGCGGCATCGGATATCGCCCCGCCGTTGCCGGGAACCGTCGAGGCGTTTATGCGCCTGGTCGAGTCGGGGTGGGACGCCGAGGCGGCGCGGCGGCCCCACGGTCAGCACACCATGGTGGTGGTGCATGTGGATGTCGAGCAGCGTGCTGGGGCGCTGCATCTGGGTCCGCTGCTGTCCGACGCCGAGCGCCGTTACCTGACGTGTGATGCCACGTGTGAGGTCTGGTTCGAACGTGACGGCGAGGTCATCGGCACCGGCCGCACGACGCGGCTGATCAGCCGGCGGCTTCGCCGCGCTCTGGAGCACCGCGACCGAACGTGCGCGGTGCCCGGCTGTGGAGCGACCCGCGGTCTGCACGCCCACCACCTGCGCCACTGGGAGGACGGCGGCCCCACCGAGTTGGCGAATCTGGTGCTGGTGTGTCCGTATCACCACCGGCTGCACCACCAAGGCGGCATCACCATCACCGGCCCCGCAGACGATCTCGTCATCACCGACAACTCCGGCCGAACGCTCAGCGCCGGATCCCTCGCACGCCCACCAACCCAACCCCCGCCCGACGTTCCACCATGCCCGGGACCCACCGGCGAACGCGCCCACTGGTGGTGGTATCAACCCTTCCAGCCCCGACCACCATCCACACCCAACTAG
- the serB gene encoding phosphoserine phosphatase SerB, protein MNTPPKVSVLITVTGVDQPGVTSALFDALSGHGIDLLNVEQVVIRGRLTLGVLLCCPPEVAESIVLGDDVEDAIHAVGLDVTIERSEAVPIIREPSTHTIFVLGRPITAGAFGAVAREVAALGVNIDLIRGVSDYPVTGLELRVSVPPGADGPLRTALNKVSSNEGVDVAVEDYSLERRAKRLIVFDVDSTLVQGEVIEMLAAKAGAEGQVAAITEAAMRGELDFAESLLQRVATLEGLPATVIDEVADQLELMPGARTTLRTLRRLGYHCGVVSGGFRRIIEPLAEELMLDFVAANDLEIVDGKLTGRVVGQIIDRPGKAKALRDFAQQAGVPMAQTVAVGDGANDIDMLSAAGLGVAFNAKPALRAVADASLSSPYLDTVLFLLGVTRGEIEAADAVDGEVRRVEIPPE, encoded by the coding sequence GTGAACACGCCACCTAAGGTGTCGGTGCTGATCACCGTCACCGGAGTGGATCAACCGGGTGTGACGTCCGCGCTCTTTGACGCGCTCTCCGGGCACGGAATCGACCTGCTCAATGTCGAGCAGGTCGTCATCCGGGGCCGCTTGACGCTGGGGGTGCTGCTCTGCTGCCCCCCGGAAGTCGCCGAAAGCATCGTGCTGGGCGACGACGTCGAGGACGCCATCCACGCGGTCGGTCTCGACGTCACGATCGAGCGCAGCGAGGCCGTGCCGATCATCCGCGAACCGTCGACGCACACCATCTTCGTGCTGGGCCGGCCGATCACGGCCGGGGCGTTCGGGGCGGTGGCCCGCGAGGTCGCGGCGCTCGGTGTCAACATCGACCTGATCCGCGGCGTCTCCGACTACCCGGTGACCGGCCTGGAGCTGCGGGTGTCGGTGCCGCCGGGCGCCGACGGCCCGCTGCGGACCGCGCTGAACAAGGTGTCCTCCAACGAGGGCGTCGACGTCGCGGTCGAGGACTACAGCCTGGAGCGGCGGGCGAAACGGCTCATCGTGTTCGACGTCGACTCGACGCTGGTGCAGGGCGAGGTCATCGAGATGCTGGCCGCCAAGGCCGGCGCCGAGGGTCAGGTCGCCGCGATCACCGAGGCCGCGATGCGCGGTGAGTTGGACTTCGCCGAGTCGCTCCTGCAGCGGGTGGCCACCCTGGAGGGCCTGCCCGCCACCGTGATCGACGAGGTCGCCGACCAGCTTGAGCTGATGCCCGGCGCGCGCACCACCCTGCGCACATTGCGGCGGCTGGGCTATCACTGCGGCGTGGTCTCCGGCGGTTTCCGGCGCATCATCGAACCGCTGGCCGAGGAGCTGATGCTGGACTTCGTCGCCGCCAATGACCTCGAGATCGTCGACGGCAAGCTGACCGGCCGGGTGGTCGGCCAGATCATCGACCGGCCCGGAAAGGCCAAGGCGTTGAGGGACTTTGCTCAGCAGGCCGGGGTGCCGATGGCGCAGACCGTCGCCGTCGGGGATGGCGCCAACGACATCGACATGCTGTCCGCGGCCGGGCTGGGCGTGGCGTTCAACGCCAAGCCGGCGTTGCGGGCGGTCGCCGACGCGTCGTTGAGCAGCCCGTACCTGGACACCGTGCTGTTTCTGCTCGGCGTCACGCGCGGCGAGATCGAGGCCGCCGATGCCGTCGACGGCGAAGTGCGCCGCGTCGAGATTCCGCCCGAGTAG